A segment of the Dermacentor andersoni chromosome 5, qqDerAnde1_hic_scaffold, whole genome shotgun sequence genome:
aaaataaacttagCACAGAGTGTCACTGGTCTGAAAAGGATGTCACAAAATCAAGAGTGGGTGAACAAACAAACCTCAGCCAAGAGTCAACGTTCCAACTAAAAAACTCGCCTTCGTCAAGGCCCTGATGAAGAAAAGCATGTTCGACAGAACGTTGTCTGTGTAGATATTGATGCTTGCCTTGTTTGTCCCGTATTCGCCTAATGGCCGTCGGACGTGGACGTACTCCGATTGTATTCTCCTCGCTCTTCTGCAGAATATTTTGCCTCATCAAAAACTACAACTTTTACTGACACGATATCATACTTTCCAGCCAAATCAGCATGAGGGAGGTCACATGGTTCGGGCCGGCGTTAGCCCTGCTGACGGGATCCTTGGCCCTGCTCGCCGTGCAAGCACAGTACGTGCAACTGTACAACGCTGACCCCGAGCCGTATCAAAGGAACCTGCAAAGGAGCCTTTCCTCCATGGTAAAGTGACAAGAACCAATTTGgagctaacgaaaaaaaaaaagacggatgtCGCACGAAGTCATACAGACAAGGCCAGGTAGTGTAGACTCAAGCGAGTGCTAACGTGTCGCTAGAAGTAATCCTCGTGCTGTTGTTTAAACAGACAGTTAAATGGCTTTGGTAAGAAGTAAATTCTATGAGCGAATAATGGTAATAAAGTGCAGTCCGAGGCAGGTgggcgagagaaagagagaagaaggGACAGGGTTCAGAATTACAAGCAAGCCAAGCGGTCTCCTGGACTGGGGCGGCTGAGCTCACGGATAGACGCAGTGCAACATCAATAACTGCTGGCTATAGCGCATCCTTATTTATAGGGTATAGGTGTAGTTACCTTAAGTTGACCAGCTGTTTATGTGCCGAAAAAATATTGGCAACTATATCAGTACAGGAGGCCTATACAAAGGGAGTTTATGGCCGAGACTGCACTACTTTACGACGAGCCTTGCTAAAGCAGCTGTTATCTGTCTCTTCACGTTACCATCACGGCACCGGCGCCCGTAAGTAGAAAGCCCTTGGTCGGCGGTTTCTCATCAAAAACTGGATGCCCATCGCGTTAAGTGCACTGGATACCGTCACCGGTGGCATGTTCTTTTAGAAGAAACAGGCGAGGAAGCGCTCTTTTCTAACGGACACCACTGCCGTGACAGCGAATGATCTGGGCAGGTAACGGCTGCGCCAGTTGGGCCTGAAAAGTGCAGTTCACTTGAGAGAGCACCATGCTTGATTGCATGTCATGTTTGATTGGATATCACTTAACCTATTGCATTATCTTTCTCATTAAATGCGATATGTATTGTTTGAAAGGTTGTAGTTCCTCGAAAGGTAACTTGATATCAGTATGTGATTTCCTGGCGATATTTACTTACTTTACGCAGAGTGGAGCAGAATTGAAATATTTGCTGCAGCGGTTACTACGAGACGCTGCTTTGCTACGCAAACGCTCACCAGACAACGATGATGGGCAGGTAAGGTGTTCTTTAAACCAAAATATCCTTGCACACACGTGTCATCTAACGCAGTATTAGGCGATAATGGTAGCACTTGTTTCTGCACACTGCCGTCGCTATACTTGGAGAGTAAAACAGAAACAGCTTGTTGGGGATAGTTTCTCTGCGAGTTTgtgttaatgaaaaaaaaagcaagtagtTAGTAGCATATTCTTAACTAACTAAAGTGTTATAAAAGTACCATTGTCAGAGACACTTTTCATTTTTGCTGTTTCATCCCCGCAACCGTCCTTTTCTAGCGTCTCAATTTACAGTGAAAATGACAGGATGCCATGGTACAAAGTTCTTGCTTGTAAGTAGTGTAGCGTGTTTTCTGTCGCGTTCACGTGCAGCCTTATCCAGGCACTGTTCTTCAAAAATTCACTGAAGATTTCGTGATGTTGGCAATTGTAACATTGGGCACTACCTTTTACGGATTAGACTATACCTTGTTCACTAATAATCCTTTTCTATGTTTTAGTGCAGCTTATCTCTGTCTGTATCTATGGTTGTACACACTGAGTTGCAAACTGAATAACGTACATACTGCGTATTTGATAGCATGGATGcttgttcgtgtttcagcatttaaaaaaaaaaacattatattgTGTTCGGACACTCGGGAGAAAATGCATGGAGACGCATAGGCGGTACTGATGCAGTTTTGTTTCCAGCAACCGGTGTTGGCCCACAGCAGCCATCGTCATATGCTGTAAACAAACAATATTCTTATACTAAAGTTAATTAGCATGAACGTAGTACTCCATTAAGGAGAACATGACGGCGATGTTACTGCTGCTTCTCTTATTTCATCCATCATGCTATCGATACTGCCTGAACATTTGATTGACTGATGAAATAATTAATTTATTCATTGACTATATGATTGATTGGCGAACCGATGAAGTGACTGATTCATGTAATTATTAATAGGTAGATTAACTGACTCCGTAATTAAAAGAGAGAGGAAACTGCTTATTAAAGTGACTGCATTTTCAGTGTCCCTAAATGCAGTGCCCCTCTGGTTAATTTCGTCAAAGCCGACTATGCGAAGCCCGCCAGATATATCCTTGATCTTCCGGCGTGGTTGTTTAAGTCAACCACCCGCATTTTGGGGGTTGAGTGAACTAGGAGTTTGCCGGGAGGGTCCGTGATCTAGAGAATGAACTGGTGGtttaaaatgagtggggactctGAGATCCGAGTGTTCGCCAAAACGCTGCTGCGTTCGTTTCTCCACCTGTGCTTCGCCGTTGAATGGTGTCCCCTTCTGTCTTTCGAACAGGATGCGATGCCTCCCGGTTTCGTCGGGGCTCGTGGTCGGCGTCGAGACGTGATTCTCGAGCAGCCACCGGGATTCGTGGGTGCTCGCGGCAAACGTGAATCGGAGCTGCCACTGTTACTGGCCGGCCTCGATGCTTCAGGAGCCGAAGCACCCAGAGCGCAGATAGACAGGCCGCAAGACTAGCAATGAACGCCCCATGCCTACTGCAGTTCTGTATTGCAAAAGCAGAACTGGGTTGGAGTTACGCTTTGATGAACCGGTCTGAAGTGCAGCACGAAGAGTAGGCGCTGTTAGGAGACAGGTAATCTTCTCTGGCATCTCCTTGTGGGCATTTTCTGAAATGTGCGAATAAAAATCAAATGAAAGGAAATTAAATCAATGTAGACGACACCGAGTGCAAGGGAACTACGTCTAGTGCCACCGCCAAAACGGggaagtaaaaaataaataaaaagcaaaatGGAAACGCCAATAAATACTCGAAATTTTTTTGCCTCTGGAgtgctatcatcatcagcctggctaggcccactgcagggcaaaggcctctcccagacttccccaactaccccagtcttgtgctaattgtggccatgttgtccttgcaaacttcctaatgtcatccgcccacctatctttcttccgccccctggtacgcttcccttcccttggaatccagtccgtaacccttaatgaccatcggttatcttccctcctgattacatgtcccgcccatgcccatttgtttttcttgatttcaactaagatgttattatctcgcattttttccctcacccaatctgctcttttcttatcccttaacgttacacctataattcttcgttccatagctcgttgcgtcatcctcaagtTCAGTAGAGCctttttcataagcctccaggtttctgccccgtacgtgagtactggtaagccacagctgttatacacttttctcttgagggataatggcaacctgctgttcatgatctgagaatgcctgccaaacgcaccccagcccattcttattcttctgattatttcagtctcgtgatccggatccgcggtcactgcctgtcccaagtagatgtattcttttaccactttcagtgcatcgctaccgatcgtaaactgctcttctcttccgagactgctaaacaataatttagttttctgcgaattaatctttagacccacccttctgttttgcctctccaggacagtgagcatgcattgcagttggtcccctgtgttactaagcaaagcaatgtCATAAGCGAAtcgaaagttactaaggtattctccattaactcttacccccagttcttcccaatccagctctctgaatacctcctataaacacgctgtgaatagcattggagagatcgtatctccctgcataACGCcttttattgcgattttgttgctttctttatggaggactacgatggctgtggagccgctatagatatttttcagaaTGTTTACTTAcgcctcgtctacaccctgattccgtaatgcttgcatgactgctgaggtttcgactgaatcaaacgctttctcgtaatcaatgaaagctatgtgtaagggttggttatattccgcacatttctctatcacctgattgataatgtgaatgtggtctattgttgagtagcctttacggaatcctgcctggtgctttggttgacggaaatctaacgtgttcctgattctatttgcaattaccttagaaaattctttgtaggcaacgaacagtaagctgatcggtctatgatttttcaagtctttggcatccgctttcttatggattaggattatgttagcgttc
Coding sequences within it:
- the LOC126530322 gene encoding uncharacterized protein produces the protein MREVTWFGPALALLTGSLALLAVQAQYVQLYNADPEPYQRNLQRSLSSMSGAELKYLLQRLLRDAALLRKRSPDNDDGQDAMPPGFVGARGRRRDVILEQPPGFVGARGKRESELPLLLAGLDASGAEAPRAQIDRPQD